From a single Pirellulaceae bacterium genomic region:
- a CDS encoding PDZ domain-containing protein, translating to MWRPLVLAWLVTGCMTISSLSSSWAQQGAAEAVSSAPAPESTNNSESVVSQETASAEQRLWLGIALKSVGDDLAAFLGSDHGVLVDQVHPDSPAASAGLKKGDVILAVDGQLLHNPSELVRIMATAKADRPLALRIQRQAGEVEIAVVPQLRSQDILQHPDWTKELGDVSVRIAPHGKELKVLRFGDPSMIRISPKLCEAICGDVNIQLKRNLNGQEVEVSVLRKEGQPAEITLRRGDETKTLTQDQLDQIPEDIGNWLRSALNLGATDKSAESNQISQLAEVIQLLGGEGAAEGKRQLGQWLDQIKREYAGPIEEAISNSLAGAESGAELAKQWATSEEAKAQIDQIRQRLIEQAKLAAEQTRAHAQQARQTAEQATEIAKQRVESEEITQLKNVVEQLRHEIDQLRKKLTSAERPE from the coding sequence ATGTGGCGACCATTGGTGCTTGCTTGGTTAGTGACCGGCTGTATGACGATCAGTTCCCTTAGTTCAAGTTGGGCTCAGCAGGGTGCCGCAGAAGCCGTTAGTTCCGCGCCGGCACCTGAATCGACTAACAACTCTGAAAGCGTCGTAAGCCAAGAAACAGCTTCTGCGGAACAACGATTGTGGTTAGGCATCGCTCTCAAAAGTGTGGGCGATGATCTGGCAGCCTTTTTGGGCAGCGATCATGGTGTGTTAGTAGATCAAGTTCATCCCGATAGCCCCGCAGCCAGTGCGGGACTGAAAAAGGGCGACGTGATCTTGGCTGTTGACGGACAATTGCTGCACAATCCATCCGAGCTGGTGCGGATTATGGCGACGGCCAAAGCCGATCGGCCACTCGCGCTGCGCATCCAACGTCAGGCAGGTGAAGTAGAAATCGCCGTAGTACCTCAATTGCGTTCTCAGGACATTCTCCAGCACCCCGATTGGACCAAAGAATTGGGGGACGTGTCGGTGCGCATAGCTCCGCACGGCAAAGAGTTAAAGGTACTGCGTTTTGGCGATCCGTCGATGATTCGCATTTCACCCAAACTGTGCGAGGCCATCTGTGGCGATGTGAATATTCAACTCAAGCGAAATCTGAATGGCCAGGAAGTCGAAGTTAGCGTATTGCGAAAAGAAGGGCAGCCTGCCGAGATTACCTTGCGGCGCGGCGACGAGACGAAAACCTTGACTCAAGACCAATTGGATCAGATTCCCGAAGATATTGGCAATTGGTTGCGTTCAGCACTCAACTTAGGCGCGACTGACAAGTCTGCTGAATCGAACCAAATATCGCAATTGGCTGAGGTCATCCAGTTGCTGGGGGGGGAAGGTGCTGCAGAAGGCAAGAGACAATTGGGACAATGGCTGGACCAGATTAAGCGTGAATACGCGGGGCCGATTGAAGAAGCAATCAGCAACAGCCTTGCGGGGGCAGAGTCTGGCGCCGAATTGGCAAAACAGTGGGCAACTAGTGAAGAGGCTAAAGCACAGATCGATCAAATCCGTCAGCGGCTGATAGAGCAGGCCAAACTGGCTGCTGAGCAAACGCGGGCACACGCCCAACAGGCTCGCCAGACGGCTGAACAAGCCACAGAAATAGCCAAACAGCGAGTAGAAAGCGAAGAGATCACGCAGCTGAAGAATGTGGTCGAGCAGCTTCGGCACGAGATCGATCAATTGCGCAAAAAGCTCACTTCAGCGGAAAGACCTGAGTAG
- a CDS encoding anti-sigma factor: MRSDEYYQQLMQQLVSGELSGPEYRRALAELDAQPDRWRDCALAFLQEQAVTQELQALAGQSVDWQQGCASRGSSAWQVDLQSKDITAPAGSSLIHVKSYIESSHQWAAVAALVLLGIGVGWLASSIRDGAQQGSRFGSQMAVIQQPDSQNTDLARVDAVVPSNSQLEALNQSTGSVNRWVIDENLSNNPADIGNSWSQWLQVDSQIPDRLKELERTGKIRVSSSSALIPINYDNGTSVLVPVQQLHIEPTVFSY, translated from the coding sequence ATGAGATCTGATGAATACTATCAACAACTAATGCAACAACTGGTCAGTGGCGAGCTGAGTGGTCCAGAGTATCGTCGCGCGTTAGCCGAATTGGATGCTCAACCCGACCGGTGGCGTGACTGCGCGCTGGCGTTCCTGCAAGAGCAGGCAGTGACTCAGGAATTACAGGCTTTGGCAGGCCAAAGCGTGGACTGGCAACAGGGCTGTGCCTCACGCGGTTCGAGTGCATGGCAAGTTGATTTGCAATCGAAGGACATAACCGCGCCGGCCGGCAGCAGCCTGATACACGTGAAGAGCTATATTGAGTCGTCGCATCAGTGGGCTGCGGTGGCGGCGTTGGTGCTACTGGGGATTGGCGTGGGCTGGCTAGCTTCCTCGATCCGCGACGGGGCACAGCAGGGCAGTCGCTTCGGAAGTCAAATGGCGGTTATTCAACAGCCAGATTCCCAAAACACTGACTTGGCGCGGGTGGATGCAGTGGTGCCTTCCAATTCGCAGTTGGAAGCGTTGAATCAATCGACTGGCTCAGTCAATCGCTGGGTCATTGATGAAAATCTTAGCAACAATCCGGCAGATATCGGCAACTCATGGTCCCAGTGGCTGCAGGTAGACAGCCAGATTCCGGATCGGCTCAAAGAGCTTGAAAGAACAGGTAAGATTCGCGTCAGTAGTTCCAGTGCGCTCATTCCCATCAACTATGACAATGGCACATCGGTTCTGGTTCCAGTTCAGCAATTGCACATCGAGCCCACCGTATTTTCATACTAA
- a CDS encoding sigma-70 family RNA polymerase sigma factor — protein MTATADGDLLLLGLSQHEAWLRTAVHSRLGNMDEVEEVMQEVALAAANQVTRNQPVERIGPWLYRVALRQVMLFRRKAGRRRKLLRSFQDRSVGRESASPMQFLLSQERQEMVRAAMGQLGELERQLLVLKYVEGLSYTEIADRVGATASSVQSRLHRARGQLRRALALD, from the coding sequence ATGACAGCCACCGCTGATGGAGACTTATTGTTGCTTGGGTTGAGCCAGCATGAAGCTTGGCTGAGAACCGCAGTGCATTCGCGGTTGGGCAATATGGATGAAGTCGAAGAGGTGATGCAAGAGGTTGCTCTGGCTGCCGCCAATCAAGTTACCCGAAATCAGCCGGTCGAGCGTATCGGGCCCTGGCTGTATCGAGTCGCGTTGCGGCAGGTCATGCTGTTTCGTAGAAAAGCTGGTCGGCGGCGCAAGTTGTTGCGGTCGTTTCAAGATCGCTCGGTCGGCCGAGAGTCAGCGAGTCCGATGCAGTTTCTGTTGAGCCAAGAGCGACAGGAAATGGTACGTGCCGCCATGGGGCAACTAGGTGAATTGGAACGCCAACTGTTGGTGTTGAAATATGTCGAAGGACTTTCATACACGGAAATTGCCGACCGCGTCGGTGCCACCGCCAGCTCGGTGCAAAGTCGCTTGCATCGAGCGCGAGGCCAATTGCGCCGCGCGCTGGCCTTGGATTAG
- a CDS encoding galactose mutarotase produces the protein MQIDRSNYGSTPDGQEVELFSISNSSGWMVQLTNFGAILTSVVVPDRDGTLGNITLGFDSLASYLQRHPFFGATVGRFCNRIAAGKFELDGKVYQLSVNKPPNHIHGGQIGFDKRVWRAETVAPDARTAGVRLSLTSPDGEEGYPGTVQATAEYLWDEAGQLTCTFRATSDQPTVINMTNHAYWNLAGAGNGDIRQHLLQLAASQYLEVDETLIPTGAIVGVADTPLDFRQFHAIGERLDQLPATKGYDHCFVVDGQPGSMRRCARAIDPQSGRSLEVLTTQPGVQLYTGNHLTGAFASHAGFCLETQHYPDSPNKPHFPSTRLVPGQVFEQVTVYRFGIAQSVSQ, from the coding sequence ATGCAAATCGACCGAAGCAACTATGGCTCGACACCAGATGGCCAAGAAGTCGAACTATTTAGCATCTCCAACTCATCGGGTTGGATGGTGCAACTCACCAATTTCGGTGCCATCCTGACCAGCGTCGTCGTTCCCGATCGCGATGGCACATTAGGGAATATCACTTTGGGATTCGACTCACTGGCTAGCTACCTCCAACGCCATCCGTTTTTCGGTGCCACCGTCGGCAGGTTTTGCAATCGGATCGCGGCTGGCAAATTTGAGCTGGACGGCAAGGTGTATCAGCTATCTGTCAACAAGCCACCCAATCACATTCACGGCGGGCAGATCGGCTTTGACAAGCGGGTATGGCGCGCTGAAACGGTAGCGCCCGATGCGCGGACGGCCGGGGTGCGATTGAGTCTGACCAGCCCCGATGGCGAAGAGGGTTATCCGGGAACCGTGCAAGCGACCGCCGAGTACCTATGGGATGAAGCAGGGCAATTGACCTGTACCTTTCGCGCGACATCCGATCAACCCACCGTCATCAATATGACTAACCATGCTTACTGGAATTTGGCTGGAGCCGGTAACGGCGACATCCGTCAACATCTCCTACAACTGGCGGCCAGTCAATACTTAGAAGTCGACGAAACGCTGATTCCCACCGGCGCGATTGTAGGCGTGGCGGACACACCGTTGGACTTTCGTCAATTCCATGCGATTGGCGAGCGACTAGATCAGTTACCCGCTACGAAAGGCTACGACCATTGCTTCGTAGTGGATGGTCAGCCCGGTAGCATGCGCCGCTGTGCGCGAGCCATTGATCCTCAAAGCGGTCGATCGCTGGAAGTCTTGACCACGCAGCCCGGCGTCCAGCTCTACACCGGCAACCACCTGACCGGCGCTTTTGCTTCCCACGCTGGCTTCTGCCTAGAGACACAGCATTATCCCGATTCGCCGAACAAACCTCATTTCCCCTCCACCCGACTGGTGCCTGGACAGGTCTTCGAGCAAGTGACTGTCTACCGTTTTGGAATTGCACAATCAGTTTCGCAGTAA
- a CDS encoding FG-GAP repeat protein: MSVRRALVALSGRASLFSFANSQARVRRQKAIRRLLVEQLEDHRVLAAPHPLALASLNGTSGFRIAGIESGDFSGFSVSGVGDVNGDGFDDLIIGAWGADQPPPAFPDAPPRLNAGKSYVVFGGNFTPDVGTQVGNSANKILFASRGAAVDRLIGGLGNDQLYSDAGSDVLIGGQGDDALVIRDADFSGRRHIDGGNGFDTLVVLGAGHVLNLPAIADSRIVDIEAINLDGDGNNSLILNYREVLNLSSTSNVLYVLRNAGDDVDIGTGWTQVSDHNEAGLVFSAYVQGAAILRVQKVAATASVVGRYVYYAGSSFAASGVQSALDTVKVLAQAGTTSQVLGANNLINSSRGINGLGFDIAGLPSNLKVTDFQFQMSPQGVCSEAANPVSSWATAPTPTSISVVPGATARVVIS; encoded by the coding sequence ATGTCCGTTCGTCGTGCATTAGTAGCCTTATCAGGCCGCGCAAGTTTGTTTTCGTTTGCAAATTCACAGGCTCGTGTGCGGCGACAGAAAGCAATTCGTCGGTTGCTTGTTGAACAACTGGAGGATCACAGGGTTCTGGCGGCACCACACCCACTGGCATTGGCCTCTCTCAACGGCACAAGCGGCTTCCGAATCGCTGGCATTGAATCTGGGGACTTCTCGGGCTTTTCCGTTTCCGGAGTCGGTGATGTCAATGGCGATGGTTTTGACGATTTAATTATTGGAGCGTGGGGTGCGGATCAACCACCCCCGGCCTTCCCTGACGCGCCGCCGCGCTTAAATGCTGGCAAGAGCTATGTTGTGTTCGGAGGAAACTTTACGCCGGATGTCGGCACGCAGGTAGGCAACAGTGCGAATAAGATATTGTTTGCCAGCAGAGGAGCCGCAGTCGACCGGTTGATCGGTGGGCTAGGAAACGATCAACTCTATAGCGATGCCGGAAGCGATGTACTTATAGGCGGACAAGGCGATGACGCCCTGGTGATACGGGATGCCGATTTTTCTGGTCGCAGACACATTGACGGCGGGAACGGATTCGACACGCTGGTTGTGCTTGGCGCCGGGCACGTTCTGAATTTGCCGGCAATCGCTGACAGTCGTATCGTCGATATTGAGGCGATTAATCTGGACGGCGACGGTAACAATTCGCTGATTCTCAACTATAGGGAAGTGTTGAACCTGTCCAGTACCAGCAACGTGCTGTATGTCCTCAGAAACGCTGGAGATGATGTCGATATTGGCACGGGCTGGACCCAGGTCAGCGATCACAATGAAGCCGGCCTTGTTTTCAGTGCCTATGTGCAAGGTGCCGCCATACTCCGGGTGCAGAAAGTTGCTGCAACAGCCTCCGTTGTTGGAAGATATGTCTACTACGCCGGCTCATCGTTTGCTGCAAGTGGAGTTCAATCCGCCCTCGATACTGTCAAAGTGCTGGCCCAAGCAGGAACGACCTCTCAGGTACTTGGTGCCAACAATCTGATCAACAGCTCTCGTGGCATCAATGGATTGGGGTTTGACATTGCAGGCCTGCCTAGCAATCTGAAGGTCACAGACTTTCAGTTCCAAATGAGCCCACAAGGTGTATGTAGCGAAGCTGCGAATCCTGTGTCCAGTTGGGCAACTGCGCCAACACCAACCTCAATATCGGTGGTGCCTGGTGCAACGGCTCGCGTGGTCATCAGCTAG